A genomic stretch from Alosa sapidissima isolate fAloSap1 chromosome 3, fAloSap1.pri, whole genome shotgun sequence includes:
- the cdc20 gene encoding cell division cycle protein 20 homolog produces the protein MAQFGFENDIHNVLKLDMPIANAPMARWQRKASTSTSKPPGATSPGNRSVSTSKTPSKTPGKNGKTQSTPSKVGGDRYIPTRNNKQMDVASFLLSKENDSTEANSSMQNQKAWSMTLNGYDVEEAKILHLSGKPLNAPEGYQNNLKVLYSQVPTPASVKKSRYISTVPERILDAPDIRNDFYLHLMDWGSRNILAVALSNTVYLWDSATGQIVLLMRMEPDDYVSSVSWSKDGTFLAIGTSDCKVQLWDVEHQKRLRSMASHTARVGSLSWNDHILSSGARSGHIHHHDVRVAEHHICTLSGHSQEVCGLKWSPDGRFLASGGNDNMVFVWPGVQEGSVNMQNPVHSFSEHQGAVKALAWCPWQTNILASGGGTSDRHIRIWNVSSGVCMSSLDTRSQISSLLFVPNYKELVSSHGFAHENISIWKYPSLTKVAELEGHDGRVLNMALSPDGSTVASVAADETVRMWNCFEKDPVKKTTKPTSSIVHQPIR, from the exons ATGGCCCAGTTTGGTTTCGAGAACGACATTCACAACGTTCTGAAGCTCGACATGCCTATTGCAAATGCCCCAATGGCCAGGTGGCAAAGGAAAGCATCTACGTCGACATCCAAACCTCCAGGTGCTACTTCACCCGGAAATCGGTCAGTCAGCACATCCAAAACTCCCAGCAAAACGCCAG GTAAAAATGGGAAAACTCAGTCTACACCTTCAAAAGTAGGCGGTGACCGCTACATTCCCACTAGAAACAACAAACAGATGGATGTGGCCAGCTTTTTGCTGTCAAAGGAGAATGATTCAACTGAAGCAAACTCGTCAATG CAAAACCAAAAGGCCTGGTCGATGACACTTAATGGATATGACGTTGAGGAGGCAAAGATCTTGCACTTAAGTGGAAAACCACTCAATGCACCTGAAG GTTATCAGAATAATCTGAAAGTCCTCTACAGTCAAGTGCCAACACCCGCCTCGGTCAAGAAATCCAGATACATCTCTACTGTGCCAGAGCGTATTCTTGATGCCCCGGATATCAGAAATGATTTCT ATCTACATCTGATGGACTGGGGTTCCCGGAACATATTGGCTGTGGCCCTGAGTAATACAGTGTATTTATGGGACTCTGCCACTGGTCAAATCGTTCTTTTGATGAGAATGGAGCCAGATGACTACGTCAGTTCAGTATCATGGAGCAAAGATGGGACTTTTCTGGCCATAGGCACCAGTGATTGTAAAGTGCag TTGTGGGATGTGGAACACCAGAAACGACTACGCAGCATGGCCAGTCACACGGCCAGAGTCGGCAGTCTCTCATGGAATGACCACATCCTTTCAAG TGGAGCCAGGTCTGGTCACATTCATCATCATGATGTCCGTGTAGCAGAACATCATATCTGTACCTTAAGTGGTCACAGCCAGGAGGTTTGTGGGCTGAAGTGGTCCCCAGACGGAAGGTTTCTAGCTAGTGGAGGCAATGACAACATGGTGTTTGTCTGGCCAGGTGTACAGGAGGGTAGTGTCAATATGCAAAATCCTGTCCATAGCTTCAGTGAACACCAAGGAGCTGTTAAG GCATTGGCATGGTGTCCATGGCAAACGAATATCCTTGCATCCGGTGGGGGTACCAGTGACCGACACATACGCATTTGGAATGTCAGCAGTGGAGTTTGCATGAGTTCACTGGACACACGCTCTCAG ATATCATCATTGCTGTTTGTACCAAACTACAAGGAGCTGGTATCTTCACATGGCTTTGCTCATGAAAACATCAGTATATGGAAGTATCCCTCTCTTACCAAGGTGGCAGAGCTTGAAG GCCATGACGGCAGAGTTTTGAACATGGCCCTCAGTCCTGATGGCTCCACAGTTGCAAGTGTGGCTGCTGATGAAACAGTCAGAATGTGGAACTGCTTTGAAAAAGATCCAGTCAAAAAGACTACAAAACCCACTAGCAGCATTGTCCATCAACCTATCCGTTAA